One part of the Mauremys mutica isolate MM-2020 ecotype Southern chromosome 21, ASM2049712v1, whole genome shotgun sequence genome encodes these proteins:
- the LOC123354498 gene encoding natriuretic peptides A-like, with translation MDTKGSFSCGILLLLLMQFQSSRTNPIYGLSPAKELASMEALLERLEDKFSLMEALESNPDLQEPEAQQDTPPELFDDSSDQQPEPRPAPSAPLSYSDPILKRLRGLQAPKMMRDSGCFGRRIDRIGSLSGMGCNGFRKN, from the exons ATGGACACTAAAGGTTCATTTTCCTGCGGGatcctgttgctgctgctcatGCAGTTCCAGTCCAGCAGAACCAACCCCATCTACGGCCTCAGCCCAGCCAAAGAACTGGCCAGCATGGAG GCTCTGCTGGAGAGGCTGGAGGACAAGTTCTCACTGATGGAGGCCCTGGAGTCCAACCCTGATCTTCAGGAGCCCGAAGCTCAGCAGGACACTCCACCAGAACTCTTCGACGACAGCAGTGACCAGCAGCCcgagcccaggccagcccccagcgcccctcTGTCCTACAGCGACCCCATCCTCAAGCGActgagggggctgcaagctcccaAGATGATGAGAGACTCAGGCTGCTTTGGGAGAAGAATTGACAGGATCGGCTCTCTGAGCGGAATGGGCTGCAATG GTTTCAGGAAGAATTAA